From Coffea arabica cultivar ET-39 chromosome 2e, Coffea Arabica ET-39 HiFi, whole genome shotgun sequence, the proteins below share one genomic window:
- the LOC113726332 gene encoding BURP domain-containing protein BNM2A-like encodes MDLGSFACRIGLLFSLLILLGVHLQQGRPTEVHGEKWNKLTVSHDQNDASKQMDMRFSIVDSKDPNVLRLHSMDVDDQEHNKKDDAEERETRTRDVQAHAHTSSHMMNHMDLSTTVFFLLDDLKLGKTMPIYFPDRDLTSSSSPPLLSETEADDIPFSSQQLPNLLRLFSFSPGSPQAIAMEDTLRQCEIAPIKGETKFCATSYESMINFAREILGSEANIKALSTIHLTRSVAGVRQYTIIQVPRRVSAPTMAACHTMPYPYAVFFCHHQESESRVYRISLYGENGERVEAIAVCHLDTSRWSPNHVSFRVLGIKPGTSPVCHFFPADNFVLVASTSSI; translated from the exons ATGGATCTTGGTAGTTTTGCTTGCAGGATTGGTCTCCTCTTTAGTCTCCTGATTCTGCTG GGAGTTCACCTTCAACAAGGTCGTCCCACTGAAGTGCACGGGGAGAAATGGAACAAATTGACAGTTAGCCACGACCAAAACGACGCCAGCAAGCAGATGGATATGCGTTTTTCCATTGTTGATTCCAAGGACCCTAATGTCTTGCGACTGCATAGCATGGATGTTGATGATCAGGAACATAACAAGAAAGATGATGCTGAAGAACGAGAAACTCGGACAAGGGATGTTCAAGCTCACGCTCATACCTCGTCCCATATGATGAATCATATGGATTTATCAACAACTGTGTTCTTCCTTTTAGATGACCTCAAGTTAGGCAAAACTATGCCCATCTATTTCCCCGACAGAGATTTGACTTCTTCATCCTCTCCTCCTCTGTTGTCTGAAACTGAAGCAGATGACATTCCTTTTTCATCGCAACAACTCCCAAACCTTCTTCGACTCTTTTCATTCTCTCCAGGATCTCCCCAGGCCATAGCCATGGAAGATACACTAAGACAATGCGAGATTGCTCCCATCAAAGGGGAAACCAAGTTCTGTGCTACATCCTACGAGTCGATGATTAACTTTGCTCGAGAAATCTTGGGGTCTGAAGCCAACATCAAAGCACTATCGACAATTCATCTTACAAGATCAGTTGCTGGCGTACGGCAATATACTATTATACAAGTTCCTCGACGAGTTTCAGCTCCAACTATGGCAGCCTGTCATACCATGCCCTATCCCTATGCAGTATTTTTCTGCCATCATCAAGAGAGCGAGAGTCGGGTATACAGGATTTCACTGTACGGCGAAAATGGTGAAAGGGTTGAAGCTATTGCTGTTTGTCACTTGGACACCTCTCGGTGGAGCCCTAATCATGTCTCCTTCCGTGTGCTTGGAATCAAACCAGGGACTTCTCCTGTTTGCCATTTCTTTCCAGCAGATAACTTTGTCCTGGTTGCGTCCACTTCTTCGATCTAG
- the LOC113731301 gene encoding probable LRR receptor-like serine/threonine-protein kinase At2g16250 codes for MSRVYDNWERLVRATLRREELKLSGQRTPSELSLASLSASSSFSFTASSARISSFNFSSFLAGESFSYHQILLATDYFNESSNLIKHGHSGDLFYGTLQGGTPVVVKKIDLSLVKNESYFVEQLEIFGKLSHSRLVPLLGHCLDQGDDKFLVYKYMSNKDLSTSLILELDSEDDDLLLPTLDWKTRLKIATGVAEALFYLHHQCIPPLVHRDIQASSILLDDNFEICLGSLTEVCTAQVKDGNQNRIARFLRLPKGAAQGTSGTSKATIAYDIYCFGKVLLELITGKPSLSVLLERVTSKLDLTAASGYPVRPETVPVTVGADHHSVPGKSDPPDEEDWMADVLPYLTMYDDRKFVLKIVDNSLNIDHEDLLMEVWAVAMVAKACLNPKPSRRPWMTQVLEALRNPLKVATEEGRLWGWLSTSNGTSPSSSVLPPPVKKNEPPAALRSAELELEFY; via the exons ATGTCTAGAGTTTACGACAACTGGGAAAGGCTGGTCAGAGCCACTCTGCGCAGAGAGGAGCTGAAGCTCAGCGGTCAAAGGACCCCAAGTGAACTTTCCTTGGCATCATTATCAGCATCTTCCTCCTTTAGCTTCACTGCTTCCTCTGCCCGAATTTCATCTTTCAACTTCTCCAGCTTCTTAGCGGGTGAATCGTTTTCCTATCATCAAATTCTCCTCGCTACCGATTATTTTAATGAATCCTCCAATCTCATCAAGCATGGCCATTCCGGGGATCTCTTTTATGGAACTTTACAAGGCGGGACTCCAGTTGTTGTGAAGAAAATTGATCTTTCCTTGGTGAAGAATGAATCCTATTTCGTAGAGCAACTGGAAATTTTCGGCAAGCTTTCGCATTCCAGATTGGTACCGTTGTTGGGGCACTGTTTGGATCAGGGGGATGACAAGTTCCTGGTTTACAAGTACATGTCTAACAAGGACTTGTCCACTTCGTTAATTTTGGAACTTGATTCGGAAGATGATGACCTGCTATTACCGACATTAGATTGGAAAACCAGGCTGAAGATTGCAACTGGAGTTGCAGAGGCTCTGTTTTATCTGCATCATCAATGCATTCCACCTCTTGTTCACAG GGATATTCAAGCTAGCAGCATACTTCTTGACGATAACTTTGAGATTTGTCTAGGAAGCCTGACTGAGGTTTGTACAGCTCAAGTAAAAGACGGTAATCAAAACAGAATTGCCAGGTTCCTGCGGCTGCCAAA GGGAGCTGCACAAGGAACTTCTG GTACATCCAAGGCAACAATTGCCTATGATATTTACTGCTTTGGAAAGGTTTTGCTTGAGCTTATAACCGGCAAGCCAAGTCTTAGTGTTTTGCTTGAGCGAGTAACAAGCAAGCTGGATCTTACTGCTGCCAGTGGTTACCCGGTAAGGCCAGAAACCGTCCCTGTAACGGTTGGAGCTGACCATCATAGTGTCCCAGGAAAAAGTGATCCTCCTGACGAGGAAGATTGGATGGCAGATGTTCTGCCTTACTTAACTATGTATGATGACAGGAAATTTGTTCTCAAGATTGTAGACAATTCTTTAAACATAGATCATGAGGATCTTTTGATGGAAGTATGGGCAGTGGCTATGGTTGCCAAGGCCTGCCTCAACCCCAAGCCTTCAAGGCGGCCCTGGATGACACAGGTACTTGAAGCTTTGAGAAACCCTTTGAAAGTGGCAACTGAAGAAGGCAGGCTGTGGGGTTGGCTCTCTACTTCTAATGGCACTAGTCCTTCCAGCTCGGTTCTCCCACCACCAGTGAAGAAAAACGAACCTCCAGCTGCATTGCGATCTGCGGAATTGGAACTAGAATTCTACTGA
- the LOC113722454 gene encoding uncharacterized protein — protein MTTRHLCATPVLLLTFFLVISNTTLSTARKDPQEYWNTVMKGEAMPQVVKALLPQTAESHSDQHQFVKNFDAKANVIIYHTGQVDHPGEKSPVKEVDVSVFERAEATAN, from the exons ATGACGACGAGACATCTCTGTGCCACCCCGGTTCTTCTTCTGACTTTCTTTTTG GTTATCAGCAATACTACTCTCAGCACTGCAAGAAAGGACCCACAGGAGTACTGGAACACCGTCATGAAAGGGGAGGCCATGCCCCAAGTGGTTAAGGCCCTCCTTCCTCAGACTGCTGAATCTCACTCTGACCAACACCAATTCGTCAAGAATTTTGATGCTAAGGCAAACGTTATAATCTATCATACCGGTCAAGTTGATCATCCAGGAGAGAAATCTCCTGTCAAAGAAGTAGATGTTTCTGTATTTGAAAGAGCTGAAGCAACAGCTAATTAA
- the LOC113731306 gene encoding BURP domain-containing protein BNM2A-like codes for MAAGLHSCIFIFHALVVLECVCGSRARKIAEEPLNVHDHKETHEMLQTTRHNLNAPIYAPDSDNPGRKHVANGVPEKLDQMSPSVSSDKDHMYELAVKVFFTDKQIKLGNRIPIYFPVVEPSARPPLLSREEADSIPFSSSQLPYLLHLFSFSQDSRQAKAMIDTLSHCEFKSATEDAKFCATSLESMLDSAREILGSKAPLKVVTTNHLTEQTSSILQNYTIQDEPRVISPARMVACHVLPYPYAVFYCHTKKDNKLLKVSLVGENGGRVDAAAVCHMDTSDWDPNHLAFRVLKTVPGGSPICHFLPENNLVWVASTPVY; via the exons ATGGCCGCTGGACTCCATTCCTGCATTTTCATCTTTCACGCTTTAGTTGTCTTGGAG TGTGTTTGTGGCAGTAGAGCCAGGAAAATTGCTGAAGAACCCTTAAATGTTCATGATCATAAAGAGACGCACGAGATGCTACAAACAACCAGGCACAACCTTAATGCTCCAATCTACGCTCCAGACAGCGACAATCCCGGCCGCAAGCATGTAGCAAACGGAGTGCCTGAAAAGCTTGATCAAATGAGTCCATCTGTGTCGTCGGATAAAGATCATATGTACGAGCTTGCAGTAAAGGTTTTCTTCACCGACAAACAGATCAAACTTGGGAACAGGATTCCAATCTATTTCCCCGTCGTAGAGCCTTCTGCCAGACCCCCTCTACTGTCTAGAGAAGAAGCTGATTCCATTCCATTTTCATCGTCCCAACTGCCGTATCTTCTccatctcttttccttttcccaaGACTCCCGCCAAGCCAAAGCGATGATAGATACACTGAGCCACTGCGAATTCAAATCAGCAACAGAGGACGCCAAGTTTTGCGCAACGTCCCTGGAATCCATGCTTGACTCTGCACGTGAGATCCTGGGATCAAAAGCCCCACTGAAAGTTGTAACTACGAATCACCTAACAGAACAAACCTCTAGCATATTGCAGAACTATACAATCCAGGATGAACCCCGAGTGATCTCGCCTGCCAGAATGGTAGCATGTCATGTTCTGCCTTACCCTTACGCAGTCTTCTACTGCCATACTAAAAAGGATAACAAGCTTCTCAAGGTTTCGCTTGTGGGCGAGAATGGAGGAAGAGTGGATGCTGCAGCTGTTTGTCATATGGATACCTCGGATTGGGACCCTAATCATTTAGCATTTCGTGTCCTGAAAACTGTGCCCGGAGGCTCTCCTATTTGCCATTTTCTCCCAGAGAATAATCTTGTGTGGGTTGCATCGACTCCTGTTTATTAA
- the LOC113723994 gene encoding ATP-dependent Clp protease proteolytic subunit 6, chloroplastic-like, giving the protein MVLFALCYASLKFDYNVAIPNGIGALSGPVQIALYAWYYGSTNSEDDDLHSMLGIIAVQIGRMMPVKKPYEIQFSNNNGLVALVGWEFKFDYFLSPFKPCRGCLVRSPVSSAASRSCIDTDCESIIRKMVASTIAGPFCSPRVSYPPRTTPYLAASSLDGLFSLRNQKRSLPSALPNPCADLSAIGLSSKTNGFLLKHEQNDPCAGSNSSYGPIEAKKGNPPIMPAVMTPGGPLDLSTVLFRNRIIFIGQPVTSQVAQQVISQLVTLATIDEDTDILMYLNCPGGSTYSVLAIYDCMSWIKPKVGTVCFGVAASQGALLLAGGEKGMRYAMPNARIMIHQPQSGCGGHVEDVRRQVNEAVQSRHKIDRMYASFTGQPLEKVQQYTERDRFLSVSEAMEFGLIDGVLETEY; this is encoded by the exons ATGGTATTGTTTGCGTTATGTTATGCTTCACTCAAATTTGATTACAACGTTGCGATTCCCAATGGTATTGGAGCACTTTCTGGACCCGTTCAAATTGCACTCTATGCTTGGTATTATGGCAGTACAAATTCGGAGGATGATGACCTGCACTCTATGCTTGGTATTATCGCAGTACAAATTGGAAGGATGATGCCGGTCAAGAAGCCGTATGAGATTCAATTCTCCAACAACAATGGGCTGGTGGCCTTAGTGGGGTGGGAGTTCAAG TTTGATTACTTCTTATCCCCTTTCAAACCTTGTCGAGGCTGCCTGGTACGCAGCCCCGTCTCCTCTGCTGCTTCTCGTTCCTGCATAGACACAGACTGCGAGAGCATAATCAGAAAAATGGTGGCTTCAACAATTGCAGGTCCGTTTTGTTCACCCAGAGTCTCTTATCCACCGAGAACGACGCCGTATTTAGCTGCGTCATCCCTTGACGG ATTGTTTTCTCTTAGGAATCAGAAGCGATCTTTACCATCTGCTCTGCCCAATCCCTGTGCTGATTTATCTGCAATTG GATTATCTAGTAAAACAAACGGGTTCTTGTTAAAGCATGAGCAGAATGATCCTTGTGCTGGCTCGAATTCCAG TTATGGTCCTATAGAAGCCAAAAAAGGGAACCCTCCCATTATGCCGGCTGTAATGACACCAGGGGGACCGCTGGATCTCTCTACTGTCCTATTTAGGAATCGCATTATCTTTATTGGTCAGCCAGTTACTTCTCAGGTGGCTCAACAAGTTATATCACAGCTCGTGACTCTGGCCACTATTGATGAAGATACTGATATTTTG ATGTATCTGAACTGCCCAGGAGGGAGCACCTACTCTGTCTTGGCAATCTATGATTGCATGTCCTGG ATAAAGCCTAAGGTCGGTACAGTATGTTTTGGAGTTGCTGCAAGCCAAGGTGCGCTGCTGCTTGCTGGTGGAGAAAAGGGCATGCGGTATGCGATGCCAAATGCACGTATTATGATACATCAACCACAAAGTGGATGCGGG GGACATGTGGAGGATGTAAGGCGCCAAGTGAATGAAGCAGTTCAATCTCGTCAT AAAATTGACAGAATGTACGCTAGTTTTACTGGCCAACCTCTTGAGAAAGTGCAACAGTACACTGAAAGGGATCGTTTCTTATCTGTCTCTGAG GCTATGGAGTTTGGTCTAATTGATGGGGTTTTAGAAACAGAATACTAA